In Palaemon carinicauda isolate YSFRI2023 chromosome 28, ASM3689809v2, whole genome shotgun sequence, a single genomic region encodes these proteins:
- the LOC137621820 gene encoding sporozoite surface protein 2-like: MIVNPSEVNSTMIVNPSEVNSTMIVNPSEVNSTMIVNPFEVNSTMIVNPSEVNSAMIVNPSEVNSAMIVNPSEVSSAMIVNPLVNPSEISSAMIANPSEVNSAMIVNPSEVNSAMIVNPSEVNSAMIVNPSEVNSAMIVNPSEVSSAMIVNPSEVNSTMIVNPSEISSAMIANPSEVNSAMIVNPSEVNSTMIVNPSEVKSTMVVNPSEISSAMIVNPSEISSAMIVNPSEVNSAMIVNPSEVNSAMIVNPSEVNSAMIVNPSEVNSTMVVNPFEVSSAMIVNPSEVNSTMVVNPFEVSSAMIVNPSEVNSAMIVNPSEVSSAMIVNPSEVNSTMVVNPFEVSSAMIVNPSEIRSAMIVNPSEIRSAMIVNPSEISSAMIVNPSEISSAMIVNPSEISSASQSVGNPEES; encoded by the coding sequence ATGATAGTCAATCCTTCTGAAGTCAATTCAACCATGATAGTCAATCCTTCTGAAGTCAATTCAACCATGATAGTCAATCCTTCTGAAGTCAATTCAACCATGATAGTCAATCCTTTTGAAGTCAATTCAACCATGATAGTCAATCCTTCTGAAGTCAATTCAGCCATGATAGTCAATCCTTCTGAAGTCAATTCAGCCATGATAGTCAATCCTTCTGAAGTCAGTTCAGCCATGATAGTCAATCCTTTAGTCAATCCTTCTGAAATCAGTTCAGCCATGATAGCCAATCCTTCTGAAGTCAATTCAGCCATGATAGTCAATCCTTCTGAAGTCAATTCAGCCATGATAGTCAATCCTTCTGAAGTCAATTCAGCCATGATAGTCAATCCTTCTGAAGTCAATTCAGCCATGATAGTCAATCCTTCTGAAGTCAGTTCAGCCATGATAGTCAATCCTTCTGAAGTCAATTCAACCATGATAGTCAATCCTTCTGAAATCAGTTCAGCCATGATAGCCAATCCTTCTGAAGTCAATTCAGCCATGATAGTCAATCCTTCTGAAGTCAATTCAACCATGATAGTCAATCCTTCTGAAGTCAAATCAACCATGGTAGTCAATCCTTCTGAAATCAGTTCAGCCATGATAGTCAATCCTTCTGAAATCAGTTCAGCCATGATAGTCAATCCTTCTGAAGTAAATTCAGCCATGATAGTCAATCCTTCTGAAGTAAATTCAGCCATGATAGTCAATCCTTCTGAAGTCAATTCAGCCATGATAGTCAATCCTTCTGAAGTCAATTCAACCATGGTAGTCAATCCTTTTGAAGTCAGTTCAGCCATGATAGTCAATCCTTCTGAAGTCAATTCAACCATGGTAGTCAATCCTTTTGAAGTCAGTTCAGCCATGATAGTCAATCCTTCTGAAGTCAATTCAGCCATGATAGTCAATCCTTCTGAAGTCAGTTCAGCCATGATAGTCAATCCTTCTGAAGTCAATTCAACCATGGTAGTCAATCCTTTTGAAGTCAGTTCAGCCATGATAGTCAATCCTTCTGAAATCCGTTCAGCCATGATAGTCAATCCTTCTGAAATCCGTTCAGCCATGATAGTCAATCCTTCTGAAATCAGTTCAGCCATGATAGTCAATCCTTCTGAAATCAGTTCAGCCATGATAGTCAATCCTTCTGAAATCAGTTCAGCTAGTCAGTCTGTGGGGAACCCTGAAGAATCGTGA